One genomic segment of Stigmatopora argus isolate UIUO_Sarg chromosome 18, RoL_Sarg_1.0, whole genome shotgun sequence includes these proteins:
- the sh3bp1 gene encoding bargin isoform X2 → MCCFMEKKLASLLADFEIKVEKEVLEPLNKLSEDELPEILKNKKLFAKFNADWNNARLRCQSGAGPQAKQDGLKEEEEEALRKLETIKNQYLADLYHFDTKEDDYASYFIRLLELQAEYHKDSHEFLNQNITELKENHGRKGPPVNPWRAKVFGAPLSSHLLESNREIAAPIQECVDMLLRTGMREEGLFRLAAAASVVKRLKTCLDQGMLDQRQLEMDPHAVAGALKCYLRELPEPLMTFELYQDWFKAASEKDQNEKLQQFRTLLKKLPRENYNNLRYLVQFLSLLSEEQAANKMSPGNVAIVLGPNLLWPRSEGEISLGDMASASSVQVVTVVEPLIQHSGVLFPEEPSFKLPEIQTPKFTISEETVVSGAVSSSSTCSKAISTSSHDGIRTPPVKSARRQGWATSSQKAATPAAGPLTPNQNWPPHANLAGSGGVQRSEGAEPRPSSPKLGVAIAAANKQKRILSIRKGSKVNKPLTVHPNKMEIPMPPAPDKIGSLYPTSPAPPAPPPQPLGPKKTSIKPPSCPPPLPPKLQ, encoded by the exons ATGTGCTGCTTCATGGAGAAGAAGCTGGCCAGCCTCCTGGCCGACTTTGAAATCAAAGTAGAGAAGGAGGTTCTGGAGCCACTCAATAAACTCAGCGAG GACGAATTACCCGAGATCCTCAAAAACAAGAAGCTGTTCGCCAAGTTCAACGCGGACTGGAACAACGCACGGCTCAG GTGTCAGAGCGGCGCCGGTCCGCAGGCCAAGCAAGACGGTCtcaaggaggaggaagaagaagcccTGAGGAAGTTGGAGACCATCAAG AATCAATATTTGGCGGATCTCTATCACTTTGACACCAAAGAAGACGACTACGCCAGCTACTTCATTCGT CTTCTGGAATTACAAGCGGAATACCACAAAGATTCCCACGAGTTCCTAAATCAAAACATAACCGAACTCAAGGAGAACCACGGTCGGAAAG GACCACCGGTGAACCCCTGGAGAGCCAAGGTTTTCGGGGCGCCCCTGTCCTCCCATCTGCTGGAAAGCAACCGAGAAATCGCGGCGCCCATTCAGGAATGCGTCGACATGCTGCTCAGGACGGGAATGAGGGAAGAG GGTCTGTTTCGTCTGGCGGCCGCCGCCTCGGTGGTCAAGAGGCTCAAGACTTGCTTGGATCAGGGGATGCTGGACCAAAGACAATTGGAGATGGACCCGCACGCCGTGGCTG GAGCTCTGAAGTGTTACCTGCGAGAACTTCCTGAACCCTTAATGACCTTTGAACTCTACCAAGACTGGTTCAAAGCGGCAAG CGAAAAAGAccaaaatgaaaaattgcagcAATTCCGAACCCTCCTGAAAAAATTGCCCCGTGAAAACTACAACAACCTCAG gtACCTGGTTCAATTCCTGTCTCTGCTGTCTGAAGAGCAGGCCGCAAACAAGATGTCGCCCGGCAACGTCGCCATCGTCCTGGGGCCCAACCTCCTCTGGCCGCGATCCGAGGG GGAGATATCTCTGGGGGACATGGCGTCCGCCTCCTCGGTGCAGGTGGTGACGGTGGTTGAGCCTCTTATTCAGCACAGTGGCGTTCTTTTCCCTgaag aGCCGTCCTTTAAACTTCCAGAAATCCAAACTCCCAAATTTACGATATCAGAAGAGACGGTAGTCAGCGGTGCAGTTTCCTCCTCTTCAACTTGCTCAAAGGCAATCAG CACATCCTCTCATGATGGCATCAGGACACCCCCCGTGAAATCCGCGAGACGCCAAGGGTGGGCCACTTCCTCGCAAAAAGCGGCGACACCCGCCGCAGGACCCTTGACGCCAAACCAGAACTGGCCCCCCCACGCCAACCTTGCGGGGTCTGGCGGGGTGCAGCGCTCGGAAGGGGCGGAGCCCCGTCCAAGCTCACCAAAACTGGGCGTGGCCATCGCCGCAGCGAACAAAC aaaaaagaaTCCTGAGCATAAGAAAAGGCAGCAAAGTCAACAAACCTTTGACAGTTCACCCCAATAAAATGGAAATCCCAATGCCCCCAGCTCCTGACAAAATTGGGTCACTGTATCCAAcgtctccggcacccccggcACCTCCACCTCAGCCATTGGGTCCCAAAAAAACGTCAATTAAACCCCCCAGTTGCCCTCCGCCGCTTCCCCCCAAGCTCCAATAA
- the kctd17 gene encoding BTB/POZ domain-containing protein KCTD5 isoform X3, with translation MASGTADDEWDPVVRGGCRRHHHQHHQNNNNNNNNNNKDNEAGDSATSAPSPTDSSETGGKSSPSVANGGSLIQPGGGNNGKWVRLNVGGTVFLTTRQTLLKEQTSFLYRLCQQQDLHSDTDETGAYVIDRDPTYFGPILNYLRHGKLVYNKELAEEGVLEEAEFYNITPLIKLIKERILERDSKSTQVPPKHVYRVLQCQEEELTQMVSTMSDGWKFEQMVNIGSSYSYGTEDQAEFLCVVSKELHTAGSGLGTEQSHKTKPTETREEQEEEEEEEVVEEAAKEEEEAEAGPESAPNDEWLRE, from the exons ATGGCAAGCGGCACGGCAGACGACGAGTGGGACCCGGTGGTCCGCGGTGgctgccgccgccaccaccaccagcaccaccaaaacaacaataacaataacaacaataataataaagacaACGAAGCGGGGGACTCCGCCACCTCCGCTCCTTCCCCGACAGACTCGAGCGAAACCGGCGGGAAGAGCTCGCCTAGCGTAGCTAACGGCGGCTCGCTAATTCAACCAGGCGGGGGGAATAATGGCAAGTGGGTTCGCCTCAATGTCGGCGGCACCGTCTTCCTGACGACCAGGCAGACGCTCCTCAAAGAGCAAACTTCGTTCCTGTACCGACTGTGCCAGCAGCAAGACCTGCACTCGGACACG GACGAGACGGGTGCCTACGTGATTGACAGAGACCCCACCTACTTCGGACCCATCCTCAACTACTTGCGCCATGGGAAACTGGTCTACAACAAGGAACTCGCTGAAGAAG gggtgctggaggagGCCGAGTTCTATAACATCACCCCTCTTATTAAACTCATCAAGGAGCGGATTTTAGAGAGGGACTCCAAGTCCACGCAG GTTCCCCCTAAGCACGTCTATCGAGTGCTGCAGTGTCAGGAGGAGGAGCTGACCCAGATGGTGTCCACCATGTCGGACGGCTGGAAGTTTGAGCAG ATGGTGAACATCGGGTCGTCGTACAGCTACGGGACGGAAGATCAGGCCGAGTTCCTGTGCGTGGTTTCCAAAGAGCTCCACACGGCCGGGTCCGGACTGGGGACCGAGCAGAGCCACAAAACCAAG CCGACGGAAACGCGGGAGGaacaagaggaggaggaggaggaggaggtggtggaggaggcggccaaggaggaagaggaggcggaGGCAGGGCCAGAAAGTGCACCCAATGATGAGTGGCTTAGAGAATGA
- the cdc42ep1a gene encoding cdc42 effector protein 1 — MNLQEKLSGLKGLVTPSHGKRRLKADLTADMISPPLGDFRHTMHVGRGGEVFGDTSFLSNHGGSANGETQSDGAPDGKLGAFFSRTLRQIRRGSDHRGRDVSKDTSFPPPAVSPIIKNAVSLPRLDVDVCNGTPVAKTLFPGSQSTPAERTSSYGLESGFVTLPRPSRFERQQPSVPPRDGSLSDSADWTARSSTVVTYDPESRAFSGSFASLEAFHLDLGPSLMSEVFGLLDAADVRDRDPTGSPRLGLDRGSERDSPQDGAGGTSPRGDDRDESGVDHLVAAGASDEPEPGNSAVRMESERFQSAADVLARHYGGGRDKTEAGRSRMVKKISYDFMDDDDEDEIKV, encoded by the exons atgaaTCTCCAGGAAAAGCTCTCGGGCCTGAAAGGTCTGGTGACGCCATCCCACGGCAAACGGCGCCTCAAAGCCGACCTGACGGCGGACATGATCAGCCCCCCGCTGGGCGATTTCCGCCACACCATGCACGTGGGGCGCGGCGGCGAGGTCTTCGGGGACACCTCCTTCCTCAGCAACCACGGCGGCTCGGCCAACGGGGAGACGCAGTCCGACGGCGCCCCCGACGGAAAACTGGGGGCTTTTTTCTCCAGGACCCTGCGACAGATCCGCAGGGGTTCGGACCACCGGGGCCGGGACGTCTCCAAGGACACGTCCTTCCCTCCGCCGGCCGTCTCTCCCATCATCAAGAACGCCGTCTCCCTCCCGAGGCTGGACGTGGACGTGTGTAACGGCACCCCCGTGGCGAAGACGCTCTTCCCGGGTTCTCAGAGCACGCCGGCGGAGCGGACCAGTTCTTACG gtttGGAGTCTGGGTTCGTTACGCTCCCCCGTCCGTCCCGCTTCGAGCGCCAACAGCCTTCGGTCCCTCCCCGCGACGGCTCCCTGAGCGATTCCGCCGATTGGACGGCCCGCTCCTCCACCGTCGTGACCTATGACCCCGAGTCCCGCGCCTTTTCCGGCTCCTTCGCCTCGCTGGAGGCCTTCCACTTGGACCTGGGCCCCTCCCTCATGAGCGAGGTCTTTGGCTTACTGGACGCTGCCGACGTTCGGGACCGGGACCCCACGGGGTCCCCGCGGTTGGGCTTGGACCGAGGATCCGAGAGGGACTCGCCACAGGACGGCGCCGGCGGGACGAGTCCGCGCGGGGACGACCGCGACGAAAGCGGCGTGGACCATTTGGTGGCCGCCGGGGCGTCCGACGAACCCGAACCGGGGAACTCGGCGGTGAGGATGGAGAGCGAGCGTTTCCAGAGCGCCGCGGACGTGCTGGCCCGCCATTACGGCGGCGGCCGCGACAAGACGGAAGCGGGCCGTTCGCGGATGGTTAAGAAAATATCCTACGATTTCATGGACGACGACGATGAGGATGAAATCAAAGTCTGA
- the pdap1a gene encoding pdgfa associated protein 1a, translating into MPRGGKKGHKGRGKQFSNPEEIDRQMKAQRELEANAGVEKESGSESDEESSSEEESESKKRSGVEGLIEIENPNRISQKSKKVTELDVDAPPELSRREREEIEKQKSKERYMKLHLEGKTEQARADLARLAIIKKQREEAAKKRDELRKDAEDGKSKR; encoded by the exons ATGCCGAGAGGCG GAAAAAAGGGCCACAAGGGCAGAGGGAAGCAATTCAGCAATCCCGAGGAGATCGATCGACAGATGAAAGCTCAGAGAGAACTG GAAGCCAATGCAGGTGTGGAAAAAGAAAGTGGTTCCGAGTCTGACGAGGAGAGCAGCAGCGAGGAAGAATCTGAG TCCAAGAAGAGGAGCGGCGTGGAGGGCCTGATAGAAATCGAGAACCCAAACCGCATCTCTCAGAAAAGCAAGAAAGTGACGGAATTAGACGTGGACGCTCCTCCGGAGCTGTCTCGCCGAGAgag GGAGGAAATCGAGAAGCAGAAATCCAAGGAACGCTACATGAAGCTTCACCTGGAAGGCAAGACGGAACAGGCCAGAGCCGACCTGGCCCGGCTCGCCATCATCAAGAAACAGAGGGAGGAAGCCGCCAAGAAACGAGATGAACTCAGGAAAG ATGCCGAGGACGGCAAATCCAAGCGCTAG
- the cby1 gene encoding protein chibby homolog 1 isoform X2 produces MSLKLFGRSFNPKKIPPRKSRSLSSLHTLDRSTRELELGIECGPPALSIGGHTLKFEDGQWTSVTGGNASFREVERLKKKNTQLQEENNLLKLKIEILLDMLTESTVEYHLMEKEVKEIKSQH; encoded by the exons ATGTCCCTGAAGCTATTTGGGAGATCGTTCAATCCCAAGAAGATTCCTCCGCGAAAATCGCGGTCTTTGTCGAGCCTTCATACA TTGGACCGATCAACACGGGAATTGGAGTTGGGCATTGAATGTGGACCTCCTGCACTCAGCATTGGAGGACATACATTGAAATTTGAAGATGGACAATGGACTTCAG TAACGGGTGGAAATGCCTCGTTTCGAGAAGTAGAAcgacttaaaaagaaaaacacgcaGCTGCAGGAGGAGAACAATCtcctaaaattaaaaatagaaattctTCTTGACATG TTGACAGAGTCCACCGTAGAATATCACCTGATGGAGAAAGAAGTGAAAGAGATCAAGTCTCagcattga
- the kctd17 gene encoding BTB/POZ domain-containing protein KCTD5 isoform X4, whose amino-acid sequence MASGTADDEWDPVVRGGCRRHHHQHHQNNNNNNNNNNKDNEAGDSATSAPSPTDSSETGGKSSPSVANGGSLIQPGGGNNGKWVRLNVGGTVFLTTRQTLLKEQTSFLYRLCQQQDLHSDTDETGAYVIDRDPTYFGPILNYLRHGKLVYNKELAEEGVLEEAEFYNITPLIKLIKERILERDSKSTQQVPPKHVYRVLQCQEEELTQMVSTMSDGWKFEQVSVRACRKPRAGLLWTMVNIGSSYSYGTEDQAEFLCVVSKELHTAGSGLGTEQSHKTKLFQIHGSRM is encoded by the exons ATGGCAAGCGGCACGGCAGACGACGAGTGGGACCCGGTGGTCCGCGGTGgctgccgccgccaccaccaccagcaccaccaaaacaacaataacaataacaacaataataataaagacaACGAAGCGGGGGACTCCGCCACCTCCGCTCCTTCCCCGACAGACTCGAGCGAAACCGGCGGGAAGAGCTCGCCTAGCGTAGCTAACGGCGGCTCGCTAATTCAACCAGGCGGGGGGAATAATGGCAAGTGGGTTCGCCTCAATGTCGGCGGCACCGTCTTCCTGACGACCAGGCAGACGCTCCTCAAAGAGCAAACTTCGTTCCTGTACCGACTGTGCCAGCAGCAAGACCTGCACTCGGACACG GACGAGACGGGTGCCTACGTGATTGACAGAGACCCCACCTACTTCGGACCCATCCTCAACTACTTGCGCCATGGGAAACTGGTCTACAACAAGGAACTCGCTGAAGAAG gggtgctggaggagGCCGAGTTCTATAACATCACCCCTCTTATTAAACTCATCAAGGAGCGGATTTTAGAGAGGGACTCCAAGTCCACGCAG CAGGTTCCCCCTAAGCACGTCTATCGAGTGCTGCAGTGTCAGGAGGAGGAGCTGACCCAGATGGTGTCCACCATGTCGGACGGCTGGAAGTTTGAGCAGGTCAGCGTACGCGCCTGCAGAAAGCCCCGCGCCGGACTGCTCTGGACT ATGGTGAACATCGGGTCGTCGTACAGCTACGGGACGGAAGATCAGGCCGAGTTCCTGTGCGTGGTTTCCAAAGAGCTCCACACGGCCGGGTCCGGACTGGGGACCGAGCAGAGCCACAAAACCAAG CTTTTCCAGATCCACGGCTCCCGGATGTAG
- the sh3bp1 gene encoding SH3 domain-binding protein 1 isoform X1 produces MLRQSLSILKQLGSSAKSQDVSELLHADLVAVEQRVEPTKRAAQTLHKKLQSCMQSQTGPDAEKRMKKLPLMLLSISMAESFKDFDADSSFRRVLEMCCFMEKKLASLLADFEIKVEKEVLEPLNKLSEDELPEILKNKKLFAKFNADWNNARLRCQSGAGPQAKQDGLKEEEEEALRKLETIKNQYLADLYHFDTKEDDYASYFIRLLELQAEYHKDSHEFLNQNITELKENHGRKGPPVNPWRAKVFGAPLSSHLLESNREIAAPIQECVDMLLRTGMREEGLFRLAAAASVVKRLKTCLDQGMLDQRQLEMDPHAVAGALKCYLRELPEPLMTFELYQDWFKAASEKDQNEKLQQFRTLLKKLPRENYNNLRYLVQFLSLLSEEQAANKMSPGNVAIVLGPNLLWPRSEGEISLGDMASASSVQVVTVVEPLIQHSGVLFPEEPSFKLPEIQTPKFTISEETVVSGAVSSSSTCSKAISTSSHDGIRTPPVKSARRQGWATSSQKAATPAAGPLTPNQNWPPHANLAGSGGVQRSEGAEPRPSSPKLGVAIAAANKQKRILSIRKGSKVNKPLTVHPNKMEIPMPPAPDKIGSLYPTSPAPPAPPPQPLGPKKTSIKPPSCPPPLPPKLQ; encoded by the exons ATGCTCCGACAGTCTCTCAGCATTCTCAAGCAGCTGGGTTCTTCTGCAAA atcgCAAGATGTCAGCGAGCTTTTACACGCCGACCTGGTTGCG GTGGAGCAACGTGTGGAGCCGACAAAGCGAGCGGCGCAGACGCTTCACAAGAAGCTCCAATCGTGCATGCAGAGTCAGACGGGGCCCGATGCGGAAAAACGAATG AAGAAGCTGCCACTCATGTTGCTGTCAATCAGCATGGCGGAAAGCTTCAAAGACTTTGACGCCGACTCGTCTTTCAG GAGGGTGCTGGAGATGTGCTGCTTCATGGAGAAGAAGCTGGCCAGCCTCCTGGCCGACTTTGAAATCAAAGTAGAGAAGGAGGTTCTGGAGCCACTCAATAAACTCAGCGAG GACGAATTACCCGAGATCCTCAAAAACAAGAAGCTGTTCGCCAAGTTCAACGCGGACTGGAACAACGCACGGCTCAG GTGTCAGAGCGGCGCCGGTCCGCAGGCCAAGCAAGACGGTCtcaaggaggaggaagaagaagcccTGAGGAAGTTGGAGACCATCAAG AATCAATATTTGGCGGATCTCTATCACTTTGACACCAAAGAAGACGACTACGCCAGCTACTTCATTCGT CTTCTGGAATTACAAGCGGAATACCACAAAGATTCCCACGAGTTCCTAAATCAAAACATAACCGAACTCAAGGAGAACCACGGTCGGAAAG GACCACCGGTGAACCCCTGGAGAGCCAAGGTTTTCGGGGCGCCCCTGTCCTCCCATCTGCTGGAAAGCAACCGAGAAATCGCGGCGCCCATTCAGGAATGCGTCGACATGCTGCTCAGGACGGGAATGAGGGAAGAG GGTCTGTTTCGTCTGGCGGCCGCCGCCTCGGTGGTCAAGAGGCTCAAGACTTGCTTGGATCAGGGGATGCTGGACCAAAGACAATTGGAGATGGACCCGCACGCCGTGGCTG GAGCTCTGAAGTGTTACCTGCGAGAACTTCCTGAACCCTTAATGACCTTTGAACTCTACCAAGACTGGTTCAAAGCGGCAAG CGAAAAAGAccaaaatgaaaaattgcagcAATTCCGAACCCTCCTGAAAAAATTGCCCCGTGAAAACTACAACAACCTCAG gtACCTGGTTCAATTCCTGTCTCTGCTGTCTGAAGAGCAGGCCGCAAACAAGATGTCGCCCGGCAACGTCGCCATCGTCCTGGGGCCCAACCTCCTCTGGCCGCGATCCGAGGG GGAGATATCTCTGGGGGACATGGCGTCCGCCTCCTCGGTGCAGGTGGTGACGGTGGTTGAGCCTCTTATTCAGCACAGTGGCGTTCTTTTCCCTgaag aGCCGTCCTTTAAACTTCCAGAAATCCAAACTCCCAAATTTACGATATCAGAAGAGACGGTAGTCAGCGGTGCAGTTTCCTCCTCTTCAACTTGCTCAAAGGCAATCAG CACATCCTCTCATGATGGCATCAGGACACCCCCCGTGAAATCCGCGAGACGCCAAGGGTGGGCCACTTCCTCGCAAAAAGCGGCGACACCCGCCGCAGGACCCTTGACGCCAAACCAGAACTGGCCCCCCCACGCCAACCTTGCGGGGTCTGGCGGGGTGCAGCGCTCGGAAGGGGCGGAGCCCCGTCCAAGCTCACCAAAACTGGGCGTGGCCATCGCCGCAGCGAACAAAC aaaaaagaaTCCTGAGCATAAGAAAAGGCAGCAAAGTCAACAAACCTTTGACAGTTCACCCCAATAAAATGGAAATCCCAATGCCCCCAGCTCCTGACAAAATTGGGTCACTGTATCCAAcgtctccggcacccccggcACCTCCACCTCAGCCATTGGGTCCCAAAAAAACGTCAATTAAACCCCCCAGTTGCCCTCCGCCGCTTCCCCCCAAGCTCCAATAA
- the kctd17 gene encoding BTB/POZ domain-containing protein KCTD5 isoform X2, with product MASGTADDEWDPVVRGGCRRHHHQHHQNNNNNNNNNNKDNEAGDSATSAPSPTDSSETGGKSSPSVANGGSLIQPGGGNNGKWVRLNVGGTVFLTTRQTLLKEQTSFLYRLCQQQDLHSDTDETGAYVIDRDPTYFGPILNYLRHGKLVYNKELAEEGVLEEAEFYNITPLIKLIKERILERDSKSTQVPPKHVYRVLQCQEEELTQMVSTMSDGWKFEQVSVRACRKPRAGLLWTMVNIGSSYSYGTEDQAEFLCVVSKELHTAGSGLGTEQSHKTKPTETREEQEEEEEEEVVEEAAKEEEEAEAGPESAPNDEWLRE from the exons ATGGCAAGCGGCACGGCAGACGACGAGTGGGACCCGGTGGTCCGCGGTGgctgccgccgccaccaccaccagcaccaccaaaacaacaataacaataacaacaataataataaagacaACGAAGCGGGGGACTCCGCCACCTCCGCTCCTTCCCCGACAGACTCGAGCGAAACCGGCGGGAAGAGCTCGCCTAGCGTAGCTAACGGCGGCTCGCTAATTCAACCAGGCGGGGGGAATAATGGCAAGTGGGTTCGCCTCAATGTCGGCGGCACCGTCTTCCTGACGACCAGGCAGACGCTCCTCAAAGAGCAAACTTCGTTCCTGTACCGACTGTGCCAGCAGCAAGACCTGCACTCGGACACG GACGAGACGGGTGCCTACGTGATTGACAGAGACCCCACCTACTTCGGACCCATCCTCAACTACTTGCGCCATGGGAAACTGGTCTACAACAAGGAACTCGCTGAAGAAG gggtgctggaggagGCCGAGTTCTATAACATCACCCCTCTTATTAAACTCATCAAGGAGCGGATTTTAGAGAGGGACTCCAAGTCCACGCAG GTTCCCCCTAAGCACGTCTATCGAGTGCTGCAGTGTCAGGAGGAGGAGCTGACCCAGATGGTGTCCACCATGTCGGACGGCTGGAAGTTTGAGCAGGTCAGCGTACGCGCCTGCAGAAAGCCCCGCGCCGGACTGCTCTGGACT ATGGTGAACATCGGGTCGTCGTACAGCTACGGGACGGAAGATCAGGCCGAGTTCCTGTGCGTGGTTTCCAAAGAGCTCCACACGGCCGGGTCCGGACTGGGGACCGAGCAGAGCCACAAAACCAAG CCGACGGAAACGCGGGAGGaacaagaggaggaggaggaggaggaggtggtggaggaggcggccaaggaggaagaggaggcggaGGCAGGGCCAGAAAGTGCACCCAATGATGAGTGGCTTAGAGAATGA
- the kctd17 gene encoding BTB/POZ domain-containing protein KCTD5 isoform X1 codes for MASGTADDEWDPVVRGGCRRHHHQHHQNNNNNNNNNNKDNEAGDSATSAPSPTDSSETGGKSSPSVANGGSLIQPGGGNNGKWVRLNVGGTVFLTTRQTLLKEQTSFLYRLCQQQDLHSDTDETGAYVIDRDPTYFGPILNYLRHGKLVYNKELAEEGVLEEAEFYNITPLIKLIKERILERDSKSTQQVPPKHVYRVLQCQEEELTQMVSTMSDGWKFEQVSVRACRKPRAGLLWTMVNIGSSYSYGTEDQAEFLCVVSKELHTAGSGLGTEQSHKTKPTETREEQEEEEEEEVVEEAAKEEEEAEAGPESAPNDEWLRE; via the exons ATGGCAAGCGGCACGGCAGACGACGAGTGGGACCCGGTGGTCCGCGGTGgctgccgccgccaccaccaccagcaccaccaaaacaacaataacaataacaacaataataataaagacaACGAAGCGGGGGACTCCGCCACCTCCGCTCCTTCCCCGACAGACTCGAGCGAAACCGGCGGGAAGAGCTCGCCTAGCGTAGCTAACGGCGGCTCGCTAATTCAACCAGGCGGGGGGAATAATGGCAAGTGGGTTCGCCTCAATGTCGGCGGCACCGTCTTCCTGACGACCAGGCAGACGCTCCTCAAAGAGCAAACTTCGTTCCTGTACCGACTGTGCCAGCAGCAAGACCTGCACTCGGACACG GACGAGACGGGTGCCTACGTGATTGACAGAGACCCCACCTACTTCGGACCCATCCTCAACTACTTGCGCCATGGGAAACTGGTCTACAACAAGGAACTCGCTGAAGAAG gggtgctggaggagGCCGAGTTCTATAACATCACCCCTCTTATTAAACTCATCAAGGAGCGGATTTTAGAGAGGGACTCCAAGTCCACGCAG CAGGTTCCCCCTAAGCACGTCTATCGAGTGCTGCAGTGTCAGGAGGAGGAGCTGACCCAGATGGTGTCCACCATGTCGGACGGCTGGAAGTTTGAGCAGGTCAGCGTACGCGCCTGCAGAAAGCCCCGCGCCGGACTGCTCTGGACT ATGGTGAACATCGGGTCGTCGTACAGCTACGGGACGGAAGATCAGGCCGAGTTCCTGTGCGTGGTTTCCAAAGAGCTCCACACGGCCGGGTCCGGACTGGGGACCGAGCAGAGCCACAAAACCAAG CCGACGGAAACGCGGGAGGaacaagaggaggaggaggaggaggaggtggtggaggaggcggccaaggaggaagaggaggcggaGGCAGGGCCAGAAAGTGCACCCAATGATGAGTGGCTTAGAGAATGA
- the cby1 gene encoding protein chibby homolog 1 isoform X1: MEDLKMSLKLFGRSFNPKKIPPRKSRSLSSLHTLDRSTRELELGIECGPPALSIGGHTLKFEDGQWTSVTGGNASFREVERLKKKNTQLQEENNLLKLKIEILLDMLTESTVEYHLMEKEVKEIKSQH, from the exons ATGGAG GATCTAAAAATGTCCCTGAAGCTATTTGGGAGATCGTTCAATCCCAAGAAGATTCCTCCGCGAAAATCGCGGTCTTTGTCGAGCCTTCATACA TTGGACCGATCAACACGGGAATTGGAGTTGGGCATTGAATGTGGACCTCCTGCACTCAGCATTGGAGGACATACATTGAAATTTGAAGATGGACAATGGACTTCAG TAACGGGTGGAAATGCCTCGTTTCGAGAAGTAGAAcgacttaaaaagaaaaacacgcaGCTGCAGGAGGAGAACAATCtcctaaaattaaaaatagaaattctTCTTGACATG TTGACAGAGTCCACCGTAGAATATCACCTGATGGAGAAAGAAGTGAAAGAGATCAAGTCTCagcattga